A genomic stretch from Deltaproteobacteria bacterium includes:
- a CDS encoding cobalamin B12-binding domain-containing protein produces MNTNLIDLMADLKEEEVYALVGELIGQGGDPMAILDDARSAMETVGKRFETEEYFIPDLVLAGEILNNISDKVKPLLKKGEAAQKKGKVLIGTVAGDIHDIGKDIVTFMLDVNGFDVLDLGINVPVQTFLDKIKEFQPQVVGLSGFLTLAFDSMEKTVRAIEEAGLRDKMKIMIGGGQMDDEVRKFARADAYGKDAAAAVNLCKEWIS; encoded by the coding sequence ATGAACACTAATTTGATCGATCTTATGGCCGACCTGAAGGAAGAAGAAGTATATGCCCTGGTCGGTGAATTAATCGGCCAGGGAGGCGATCCTATGGCCATCCTGGACGATGCTCGCTCGGCCATGGAGACTGTGGGCAAACGTTTTGAAACGGAAGAATATTTTATCCCTGACCTGGTCCTGGCCGGCGAGATCCTCAATAACATCTCGGACAAGGTCAAGCCCCTTTTGAAAAAGGGAGAGGCCGCTCAGAAAAAAGGCAAAGTATTGATCGGCACCGTGGCCGGGGATATCCACGACATCGGGAAGGACATCGTGACCTTTATGCTGGACGTGAATGGCTTTGATGTCCTGGATCTCGGCATCAACGTGCCGGTTCAAACCTTTTTAGACAAGATCAAGGAATTCCAGCCACAGGTGGTGGGCCTGAGCGGTTTTTTGACTCTGGCCTTTGACTCCATGGAAAAGACCGTCCGGGCGATAGAAGAAGCCGGTTTGCGGGATAAGATGAAAATCATGATCGGCGGCGGCCAGATGGACGATGAGGTCCGCAAGTTCGCCCGGGCCGATGCCTATGGCAAAGATGCCGCTGCCGCCGTCAACCTCTGTAAAGAGTGGATCTCTTGA